From the genome of Spinacia oleracea cultivar Varoflay chromosome 2, BTI_SOV_V1, whole genome shotgun sequence, one region includes:
- the LOC110798129 gene encoding uncharacterized protein — translation MGRSKSVVARGKGESGSTRVKSLNPIYSTVVDPAAFVELAGLPPSAEVKIPGSDEEAFDCPEGYVVMYEYPFTIGFKFPFTPLVRSFIEVFHLSPGQLMPQIWRVFTVVHGVTANWRTPFDLSDLMYSYDLALQKCCRYTLVTKKGKTNLGVGLGVNDRGWQSRFVFVGKDSLGDKGRFLVEGWTMEVVKGSSLTELNADSEDKYRKFLGYSVEDRSFSRDGEFLDEQEVDRSGDVAEEEEIDEGSGQLTRRRKRLDLLEEVVANSSSAEGEVGDMADNSEHTLSSRPVSRMSQSEIQERARKRLRSSSTSGGRGMTVVPRFSAIGSSAETPVVIGAEGFHPIASSSPPQPFKASSAAVDVSKVSTSSAKKRPVETDPVEDTVITLPPGFLGDEEASVIWPFADRLILPTTYRRYHEVDPLPVASDAAELSLRASQAALAVRRQCSLLCDEVTNARQLTATAKKAAASWEAKWKAAEKEVVDLAAVIKAKGDQLKGKDKQLADVAKDLEKVKEELTSTTEELDGLRSLYDALQEEAKDVEALAIWRTRAQMMYSCLIGETSLWPCQKEVDDYLANGGTMADLSMPVVDSEELAKTADTASTEATEVDAALLVVSAPVPDQEGEVLAVGCEEEALAVVSQDETVDVASVEVPVVPPEQEPEQEVVVSTQEEGMY, via the exons ATGGGTAGATCTAAGTCGGTTGTAGCGAGAGGAAAGGGGGAGTCGGGTTCCACTCGGGTTAAGTCCCTTAACCCGATATATTCTACTGTGGTGGATCCGGCGGCTTTTGTTGAACTTGCTGGTTTGCCGCCGTCGGCGGAAGTGAAGATTCCCGGCTCGGATGAGGAAGCCTTTGACTGTCCAGAGGGGTATGTGGTTATGTATGAGTATCCGTTCACAATTGGCTTCAAATTTCCTTTCACTCCTCTAGTTAGGTCCTTTATCGAGGTTTTCCATTTGAGTCCGGGTCAGTTGATGCCCCAGATATGGCGGGTTTTCACGGTGGTGCATGGAGTTACTGCGAACTGGCGTACGCCGTTTGACCTGTCTGATTTGATGTACTCTTACGACCTAGCACTGCAGAAGTGTTGTAGGTATACCTTGGTTACGAAGAAGGGGAAGACGAACTTAGGTGTTGGTTTAGGTGTGAACGACAGGGGTTGGCAGAGTCGTTTTGTCTTTGTAGGCAAAGATTCTCTGGGAGATAAAGGGCGGTTTCTGGTCGAGGGATGGACGATGGAAG ttgtcaaggggtcgtcgttgactgagttgaacgctGATTCTGAGGATAAGTATCGGAAGTTCTTGGGTTATTCTGTCGAGGATAGGTCTTTCAGTCGCGACGGAGAGTTTTTAGACGAGCAGGAGGTGGACCGGTCAGGCGACGTCGCCGAGGAGGAGGAGATAGACGAGGGATCAGGTCAACTGACTCGTCGTCGGAAAAGGTTGGATTTGCTTGAGGAGGTAGTGGCAAACTCGTCGTCCGCCGAAGGTGAAGTAGGTGATATGGCTGACAACTCAG AGCATACTCTTTCGTCTCGGCCTGTGTCGAGGATGTCTCAGAGCGAGATTCAGGAGCGTGCAAGGAAGCGACTTAGGTCGTCCTCGACTTCTGGTGGACGGGGTATGACGGTTGTACCTCGGTTTTCTGCGATAGGTTCATCGGCCGAGACGCCTGTCGTCATAGGAGCCGAAGGCTTTCATCCGATTGCTTCGTCGTCGCCTCCACAGCCGTTCAAGGCGTCGTCTGCTGCTGTCGACGTTAGTAAAGTGTCTACTTCGTCGGCCAAGAAGCGACCTGTCGAGACGGATCCTGTCGAGGATACGGTTATCACTTTGCCCCCAGGCTTCTTGGGTGATGAAGAGGCGTCGGTTATATGGCCTTTCGCTGATCGCTTGATCTTGCCTACGACGTATCGACGATACCACGAGGTGGATCCTCTTCCTGTCGCGTCGGACGCCGCTGAGCTTAGTCTGCGG GCGTCGCAGGCTGCCTTAGCCGTGCGTAGGCAGTGTTCGTTGCTGTGCGACGAGGTGACGAATGCAAGGCAGCTGACGGCGACGGCGAAGAAGGCGGCCGCATCGTGGGAAGCGAAGTGGAAAGCTGCTGAGAAGGAGGTTGTGGATCTTGCTGCGGTGATTAAGGCCAAGGGTGATCAATTGAAAGGTAAGGATAAGCAGTTAGCCGACGTGGCTAAAGATCTGGAGAAAGTGAAGGAGGAGTTGACCTCGACGACAGAGGAATTGGATGGATTGAGGAGCTTGTACGACGCCCTGCAGGAGGAGGCGAAGGACGTCGAGGCTCTTGCTATATGGAGGACGCGGGCGCAGATGATGTATTCCTGCCTGATTGGGGAGACTAGCCTTTGGCCGTGTCAAAAGGAGGTGGATGACTATCTGGCTAATGGCGGTACCATGGCTGACCTGTCGATGCCCGTGGTGGATTCGGAGGAGTTGGCGAAGACGGCTGACACTGCTAGTACTGAGGCGACGGAGGTGGATGCTGCTTTGTTGGTGGTGAGTGCGCCTGTTCCGGACCAAGAGGGGGAGGTTTTAGCTGTTGGGTGCGAAGAGGAGGCCCTTGCCGTCGTTTCTCAAGACGAGACGGTGGACGTGGCGTCGGTGGAGGTGCCAGTCGTGCCCCCAGAGCAAGAGCCGGAGCAGGAAGTCGTGGTTTCTACTCAGGAAGAAGGGATGTATTAG